From Cygnus atratus isolate AKBS03 ecotype Queensland, Australia chromosome 1, CAtr_DNAZoo_HiC_assembly, whole genome shotgun sequence, the proteins below share one genomic window:
- the TAF13 gene encoding transcription initiation factor TFIID subunit 13, with amino-acid sequence MAAASGGAAGRAEAAWGGRERRAAAMADEEEDAPFEEDAEEGGGGLDGGQGRRKRLFSKELRCMMYGFGDDQNPYTESVDILEDLVIEFITEMTHKAMSIGRQGRVQVEDIVFLIRKDPRKFARVKDLLTMNEELKRARKAFDEANYGS; translated from the exons ATGGCGGCCGCCAgcgggggcgcggcggggcgagCGGAAGCTGCTTGGGGCGGCCGggagcggcgggcggcggccaTGGCTGACGAGGAGGAGGACGCGCcg TTCGAGGAGGACGCGGAGGAAGGCGGCGGAGGCCTGGACGGCGGGCAGGGCCGGAGGAAGCGGCTCTTCTCCAAAGAGC TAAGGTGCATGATGTACGGGTTCGGGGACGACCAGAATCCCTACACGGAGTCTGTGGACATCCTCGAGGACCTGGTCATTGAGTTCATCACGGAGATG ACACACAAGGCCATGTCAATTGGACGGCAGGGGCGTGTACAAGTTGAAGACATCGTCTTTCTAATCCGCAAGGATCCCCGCAAGTTTGCCAGGGTTAAAGACCTCCTGACCATGAACGAAGAACTGAAACGAGCCAGAAAGGCCTTTGATGAAGCAAACTACGGATCCTGA
- the NEPRO gene encoding nucleolus and neural progenitor protein isoform X1, giving the protein MAAAEAAWNRLDVPWPAGSHTVPLAARHPAVRGLPALRRRCGAAVQGLCGRGPAVEGRVLRGLLYVYRRRLLRHRPYLALQQVEQCLKRLWKMNLVGSIETLAELIPKKNKSQAHAEYLVPSQPMLETVAVKVLGGCKLILRLLDCCCKAFLLSVKHLCSQEYILLNTVASGLLSRLWIQYRCILQSLVSLYGVLSTSLRLVSETQQMPYIKGFAFPSDIRNFLGVDLSSEVKKQKAKMLTAKRPTSWMKKLFPAVPKAASEAGKKRGFVTCASAVKNSSVPTDVGEPVLVTRENRGKHLGFDVKSLLRPSRPQTQEDRYITSTPFKEMPESLSHYMAKLQHTGSLVQMFQTAASFGELSEALRKAILWCKGNKLKPAAYFLRNKLLKSNRLHHVEAQGCSLRKKLCCVKTSLCKYLLYGSQSTRCWPRQYLGARLWQRKMKLSKRLKRTQTAQQNQPELFGVCENGALLTGGPSGQAGPSIACTAADKLSTPGTPKQLLLRGSPGSVQEEVSDNTDIDSIFAAMGV; this is encoded by the exons ATGGCGGCGGCCGAGGCGGCGTGGAACCGGCTGGACGTGCCGTGGCCGGCCGGCAGCCACACGGTGCCCCTGGCGGCCCGGCACCCCGCAG TGAGGGGCCTGCCGGCGCTGCGGCGCCGCTGCGGGGCGGCCGTGCAGGGGCTGTGCGGGAGAGGCCCGGCCGTCGAGGGACGCGTCCTGCGGGGCCTGCTGTACGTGTACCGCCGCAGGCTGCTCCGGCACCGGCCGTacctggccctgcagcag gtgGAACAATGCTTGAAGCGCCTGTGGAAGATGAACTTGGTGGGCAGCATTGAAACCCTGGCAGAACTGATTCCCAA gaaaaataaatcccagGCCCATGCAGAGTACTTAGTTCCCAGCCAGCCTATGCTGGAAACGGTGGCTGTGAAGGTACTGGGAGGCTGCAAGCTCATTCTGCGTCTACTGGACTGTTGCTGTAAAGCATTTCT CTTGTCCGTTAAACACCTCTGTTCACAAGAATACATACTTTTGAACACCGTGGCTTCGGGGTTGTTGAGCCGGCTATG GATTCAGTACAGATGCATATTGCAGAGCCTCGTCTCCTTGTATGGTGTGCTGTCAACATCACTGCGTCTGGTGTCTGAGACACAGCAGATGCCTTATATTAAGGGGTTTGCCTTCCCGTCTGATATCAGAAACTTTCTTGGAGTTGACCTTTCTTCTGAGGTGAAGAAGCAAAAGGCTAAAATGCTAACAGCAAAACGACCCACCAGCTGGATGAAGAAGCTTTTCCCAGCCGTGCCAAAGGCAGCGTCAGAGGCTGGGAAAAAGAGGGGTTTTGTGACCTGTGCAAGTGCCGTGAAAAACTCGAGCGTCCCTACAGATGTTGGAGAGCCAGTTCTGGTGACCAGAGAGAACAGAG gAAAGCACCTGGGGTTTGACGTGAAGAGCTTACTTAGACCATCCAGACCTCAAACACAAGAG GATAGATACATTACATCAAcaccttttaaagaaatgccaGAATCGCTTTCCCATTATATGGCAAAATTGCAGCACACTGGGTCTCTCGTACAGATGTTTCAAACAGCTGCATCTTTTGGGGAGCTGTCAGAGGCACTCAGAAAAGCTATTCTGTGGTGCAAAGGCAACAAACTCAAACCAGCAGCTTATTTTCTGCGTAACAAATTGTTGAAAAGCAACCGGCTACACCATGTGGAGGCGCAAGGATGCAG CCTGCGGAAGAAGCTGTGCTGTGTTAAAACCTCTCTCTGCAAATACCTCCTGTACGGCTCCCAGAGCACGCGCTGCTGGCCGAGGCAGTACCTGGGGGCACGGCTCTGGCAGAGGAAGATGAAATTATCCAAGCGCTTGAAGAGAACTCAGACTGCACAGCAAAACCAGCCTGAGCTTTTTGGAGTCTGTGAGAACGGTGCTTTACTCACTGGGGGGCCTTCAGGACAGGCTGGACCTTCCATTGCTTGTACAGCCGCTGACAAACTGAGCACACCAGGGACCCCGAAGCAGCTGCTGTTGAGAGGAAGCCCTGGCTCCGTGCAGGAAGAAGTCTCTGACAACACTGATATCGATTCTATTTTTGCTGCAATGGGTGTCTGA
- the NEPRO gene encoding nucleolus and neural progenitor protein isoform X2, with product MNLVGSIETLAELIPKKNKSQAHAEYLVPSQPMLETVAVKVLGGCKLILRLLDCCCKAFLLSVKHLCSQEYILLNTVASGLLSRLWIQYRCILQSLVSLYGVLSTSLRLVSETQQMPYIKGFAFPSDIRNFLGVDLSSEVKKQKAKMLTAKRPTSWMKKLFPAVPKAASEAGKKRGFVTCASAVKNSSVPTDVGEPVLVTRENRGKHLGFDVKSLLRPSRPQTQEDRYITSTPFKEMPESLSHYMAKLQHTGSLVQMFQTAASFGELSEALRKAILWCKGNKLKPAAYFLRNKLLKSNRLHHVEAQGCSLRKKLCCVKTSLCKYLLYGSQSTRCWPRQYLGARLWQRKMKLSKRLKRTQTAQQNQPELFGVCENGALLTGGPSGQAGPSIACTAADKLSTPGTPKQLLLRGSPGSVQEEVSDNTDIDSIFAAMGV from the exons ATGAACTTGGTGGGCAGCATTGAAACCCTGGCAGAACTGATTCCCAA gaaaaataaatcccagGCCCATGCAGAGTACTTAGTTCCCAGCCAGCCTATGCTGGAAACGGTGGCTGTGAAGGTACTGGGAGGCTGCAAGCTCATTCTGCGTCTACTGGACTGTTGCTGTAAAGCATTTCT CTTGTCCGTTAAACACCTCTGTTCACAAGAATACATACTTTTGAACACCGTGGCTTCGGGGTTGTTGAGCCGGCTATG GATTCAGTACAGATGCATATTGCAGAGCCTCGTCTCCTTGTATGGTGTGCTGTCAACATCACTGCGTCTGGTGTCTGAGACACAGCAGATGCCTTATATTAAGGGGTTTGCCTTCCCGTCTGATATCAGAAACTTTCTTGGAGTTGACCTTTCTTCTGAGGTGAAGAAGCAAAAGGCTAAAATGCTAACAGCAAAACGACCCACCAGCTGGATGAAGAAGCTTTTCCCAGCCGTGCCAAAGGCAGCGTCAGAGGCTGGGAAAAAGAGGGGTTTTGTGACCTGTGCAAGTGCCGTGAAAAACTCGAGCGTCCCTACAGATGTTGGAGAGCCAGTTCTGGTGACCAGAGAGAACAGAG gAAAGCACCTGGGGTTTGACGTGAAGAGCTTACTTAGACCATCCAGACCTCAAACACAAGAG GATAGATACATTACATCAAcaccttttaaagaaatgccaGAATCGCTTTCCCATTATATGGCAAAATTGCAGCACACTGGGTCTCTCGTACAGATGTTTCAAACAGCTGCATCTTTTGGGGAGCTGTCAGAGGCACTCAGAAAAGCTATTCTGTGGTGCAAAGGCAACAAACTCAAACCAGCAGCTTATTTTCTGCGTAACAAATTGTTGAAAAGCAACCGGCTACACCATGTGGAGGCGCAAGGATGCAG CCTGCGGAAGAAGCTGTGCTGTGTTAAAACCTCTCTCTGCAAATACCTCCTGTACGGCTCCCAGAGCACGCGCTGCTGGCCGAGGCAGTACCTGGGGGCACGGCTCTGGCAGAGGAAGATGAAATTATCCAAGCGCTTGAAGAGAACTCAGACTGCACAGCAAAACCAGCCTGAGCTTTTTGGAGTCTGTGAGAACGGTGCTTTACTCACTGGGGGGCCTTCAGGACAGGCTGGACCTTCCATTGCTTGTACAGCCGCTGACAAACTGAGCACACCAGGGACCCCGAAGCAGCTGCTGTTGAGAGGAAGCCCTGGCTCCGTGCAGGAAGAAGTCTCTGACAACACTGATATCGATTCTATTTTTGCTGCAATGGGTGTCTGA